In Leptospira stimsonii, a single window of DNA contains:
- a CDS encoding sugar transferase, giving the protein MKRIIEVTLSSIALAIFLPVLIAVSLIILIFDGRPIFFAQERIGIGRRPFRILKFRTMKDGEVTNLGNLLRITGIDELPQIWNILKGDMGIVGPRPLTQFDIDRLGWNRRFYDRRWSVLPGITGLSQLYAGMGSRVSFCFDRSYLNNGNFGVDVRIVLLTFVINVFGKKRIREKLKLSLQRRKGIVRWKPWREHFLRNESRPLPKIDSQILELNPNEMRSIAYSLAIFQLGEAGEGKIAKQIDKTILFGIDDFYREALKLFVKEEGRHARILGECVRALKGELIESNWTERLFHFGRRLLGVRLKLMVLLAAEVIGICFYKKLADKIPNGFVKSALLEVVKDEEKHLKFHSDFFRIRVRNYFTKILFRVLWRLISFAACVTVILDHRKTFKVLGISNWNTFQKFQDIAKSTENFILEGLDWKLDGYRLPILLR; this is encoded by the coding sequence CGATTTTTTTGCCCGTTCTTATCGCTGTGAGTTTAATCATTTTAATTTTCGATGGTCGACCGATTTTCTTCGCGCAAGAGCGAATCGGAATCGGAAGAAGGCCGTTTCGAATTCTCAAATTCAGAACGATGAAAGACGGAGAGGTTACAAATCTCGGAAATCTACTTCGAATCACGGGCATAGACGAATTACCACAGATCTGGAATATTCTCAAAGGCGATATGGGAATCGTTGGTCCGAGACCTTTGACTCAATTCGATATTGATCGTTTAGGTTGGAATCGAAGATTCTACGATCGACGTTGGTCGGTTCTTCCCGGTATCACCGGGTTATCACAATTGTATGCAGGCATGGGATCTCGAGTCTCCTTTTGTTTCGATCGTTCTTACTTGAATAACGGAAACTTCGGAGTGGACGTTCGAATTGTCCTTTTAACGTTTGTGATAAACGTATTCGGAAAAAAAAGAATTCGGGAAAAACTCAAATTATCTCTTCAAAGGCGAAAAGGGATCGTTCGTTGGAAACCATGGAGGGAGCATTTTTTACGGAATGAAAGTCGCCCGTTGCCGAAAATCGATTCGCAAATTTTAGAGTTGAATCCGAATGAAATGAGATCGATCGCCTATTCTCTCGCAATATTCCAATTAGGTGAAGCAGGGGAGGGAAAAATCGCAAAACAAATCGATAAAACAATATTGTTCGGAATCGACGACTTTTATCGGGAAGCGTTAAAACTTTTCGTAAAAGAAGAAGGTAGACATGCGAGAATTTTGGGAGAATGCGTTCGCGCTCTCAAAGGAGAATTGATCGAATCCAATTGGACGGAACGCTTGTTTCATTTCGGGAGAAGGCTTCTTGGAGTCCGTTTGAAACTCATGGTCTTGTTGGCCGCCGAGGTGATTGGAATCTGTTTCTATAAAAAACTTGCGGATAAGATTCCAAACGGATTTGTGAAGTCGGCCTTATTGGAAGTGGTGAAGGACGAAGAAAAGCATTTAAAATTTCATAGCGACTTTTTCAGGATTCGAGTTCGGAATTATTTCACAAAAATTCTCTTTCGGGTCCTCTGGAGATTGATCTCGTTCGCGGCCTGCGTAACGGTGATCTTGGATCACAGAAAGACTTTTAAAGTTTTAGGAATCTCGAACTGGAACACGTTCCAGAAATTTCAAGACATCGCGAAATCGACGGAGAATTTTATTTTGGAAGGGCTTGATTGGAAATTAGACGGTTACCGTCTACCAATCTTACTCAGGTAA
- a CDS encoding SAM-dependent methyltransferase, producing MNDLDYYENPEYQNFLISSKRRELTPPEVVFKHFTFKEVNHLVDFGMGLGFFTLELKKQLPKEAWIWGGECQQELIDEILHWKNRDEIANFTPFFIEKSDHPLLPEWIPTPDAVFASLVLSTFPDPGLAMDGLIRSMRKGGKLIVLDWVKNEFTIGPKINDKISLDKMKFLAELYHLDIVKNVRISEHVYGLEVIAGKDFEYGFYDLKEEEDTTDEFIRS from the coding sequence ATGAATGACCTGGATTATTATGAAAACCCCGAGTATCAGAACTTTCTGATTTCGAGTAAACGACGGGAACTTACTCCGCCCGAGGTCGTCTTCAAACATTTTACTTTTAAGGAAGTGAATCATCTCGTCGATTTCGGAATGGGTCTTGGTTTTTTTACTTTAGAACTCAAAAAGCAACTTCCGAAAGAAGCTTGGATTTGGGGCGGGGAGTGTCAGCAAGAACTCATCGATGAAATTCTTCATTGGAAGAATCGAGACGAGATAGCAAACTTCACGCCGTTCTTTATCGAAAAATCGGACCATCCGCTTTTGCCGGAATGGATACCAACGCCCGACGCAGTGTTTGCATCCCTGGTTTTATCCACGTTCCCCGATCCCGGTCTCGCAATGGATGGACTCATTCGTTCGATGAGAAAGGGCGGAAAACTCATCGTGTTAGATTGGGTAAAAAATGAATTTACGATCGGACCGAAGATAAACGATAAAATTTCATTGGACAAGATGAAATTCTTAGCAGAGCTATATCATCTTGATATCGTTAAGAATGTAAGAATTTCCGAACACGTCTACGGTTTAGAAGTAATCGCGGGAAAAGATTTTGAATACGGCTTTTACGATCTAAAGGAAGAAGAAGACACAACGGACGAATTTATCCGGTCTTAA
- a CDS encoding tetratricopeptide repeat protein, translating to MNRSIILITGFLFICAGLLTGVYQTTIQDEDSKRKNVLERIKEGEEYLKQSNAKSAEKAVDIFSELSAREIPDEHSFRVKYDMGRALERNQDSLLALGIYRELNQKEGLSRDERSKVAYSMGNLLLQLNRDEEGKGHLEEVLRISADAKLRSNALSAIADYYMKKGNYDLSRKNYVLALQEDPENVKARVRWGKSLRRMGKDWSAYDVYDDYAQAGFYFDPEKEKVSSEFRSGILEKARQLYVRKQYYGAIDTFKKALEMGISPKAEEQALFYIAESYEAVGKSDSALQYLNRVLGNQDGSLDQTALFRKGTVYFKNGKYEKAAALFQEATDKYPDSPVGRKASAWKKESLDQVEDNLHYKESDKAKSKEDLETERFD from the coding sequence ATGAATCGTTCTATTATATTAATTACGGGATTCTTATTTATTTGCGCCGGACTTCTGACCGGAGTCTATCAGACCACGATTCAGGACGAGGATTCCAAACGTAAAAACGTTTTGGAAAGAATCAAAGAAGGCGAAGAATACTTAAAACAATCCAACGCGAAGTCCGCGGAAAAAGCAGTGGATATCTTTTCCGAACTCTCGGCTCGAGAAATTCCGGACGAACATTCCTTTCGAGTAAAATACGATATGGGAAGAGCCTTGGAAAGAAACCAAGACAGTCTTCTTGCGCTCGGGATTTATCGGGAACTGAATCAGAAAGAAGGTTTGTCTCGGGACGAAAGATCCAAGGTTGCGTATTCCATGGGAAATCTGCTTCTTCAACTCAATCGAGACGAGGAAGGAAAAGGACATCTTGAAGAAGTTCTTAGAATATCTGCGGACGCAAAACTTCGTTCCAACGCGTTATCCGCCATCGCCGATTATTATATGAAGAAGGGAAATTACGATCTTTCCCGAAAAAACTACGTTCTCGCATTACAAGAGGATCCTGAAAACGTAAAGGCGCGTGTGCGTTGGGGAAAATCCCTGCGTAGAATGGGAAAGGATTGGTCCGCCTACGACGTGTATGACGATTATGCTCAAGCCGGATTCTACTTCGATCCTGAAAAAGAAAAAGTGAGTTCCGAATTCAGAAGCGGCATTTTGGAAAAGGCGAGACAACTCTACGTGCGCAAACAATATTACGGCGCGATCGATACTTTTAAAAAAGCTCTGGAAATGGGAATCAGTCCAAAGGCCGAAGAACAAGCTTTATTCTACATTGCAGAAAGCTACGAAGCGGTCGGAAAGTCCGATTCTGCGCTCCAATATTTAAACCGAGTTCTTGGGAACCAAGACGGTTCTTTGGATCAAACCGCGCTCTTCCGAAAAGGAACCGTATATTTTAAGAACGGAAAGTATGAAAAAGCCGCGGCTCTTTTCCAAGAAGCGACGGATAAATATCCCGATTCTCCCGTTGGAAGAAAAGCAAGCGCTTGGAAAAAAGAATCTTTAGATCAAGTGGAAGACAATCTTCACTATAAAGAATCGGACAAGGCAAAGAGCAAAGAAGACTTAGAGACGGAACGGTTCGACTAG
- a CDS encoding metalloenzyme, which produces MIFYMFIDGIGFGPNDPKTNPFARYAKSFFLPLADKPIPEQSSEILKNTVFIRTDASLGIKGLPQSATGQTSLWTGINACKVLQRHLSGFPTFTLKKIISKYSIIRVLDEHGFKADLLNCYSPAFAEHIKKNPRHVSASTLIQMASDRPLKTMEDLRNGKGLYMDITHEYLREFSQGFLEESDDLFRVRDPYETGTSIVQNCKEDDYTLCIYEFFLTDKVGHKMNWEAAEKYIGELESFLKGVTEALDPETDQLIVTSDHGNLEDLSVDVHTVNQVPTILYGKYTSVLKDKIKAIVNIPNAIYDILGIKMELNEEEFIKTEAP; this is translated from the coding sequence ATGATCTTTTATATGTTCATCGACGGGATCGGCTTCGGGCCCAATGATCCGAAAACCAATCCCTTTGCTCGGTACGCAAAATCCTTCTTTTTACCCCTCGCGGATAAACCGATTCCGGAACAATCCTCTGAAATCCTCAAGAATACCGTTTTTATCAGGACGGATGCTTCGTTAGGAATCAAAGGTCTTCCTCAGAGCGCTACAGGTCAGACTTCTCTTTGGACCGGGATCAACGCGTGCAAGGTGCTTCAAAGACATTTGAGCGGATTTCCGACCTTTACTCTTAAAAAGATCATCAGTAAATATTCCATCATTCGCGTTTTAGACGAACACGGATTTAAAGCGGATCTTCTCAACTGTTATTCTCCGGCATTTGCGGAACATATCAAAAAGAACCCGCGCCACGTTTCGGCTTCGACTCTGATTCAAATGGCAAGTGACCGACCTTTAAAAACCATGGAAGATCTTAGGAACGGCAAAGGTCTTTATATGGACATAACTCACGAATATTTAAGAGAATTCTCGCAGGGATTTCTGGAAGAATCGGACGATCTCTTTCGAGTTCGAGATCCCTATGAAACCGGTACGTCCATCGTTCAAAATTGTAAAGAAGACGATTATACTCTTTGCATTTATGAATTTTTTCTGACCGACAAGGTCGGACATAAAATGAATTGGGAAGCGGCTGAAAAATATATCGGAGAATTGGAATCTTTTTTAAAAGGGGTTACGGAAGCGTTGGATCCGGAAACGGATCAATTGATCGTGACTTCCGATCACGGAAACTTAGAAGATCTTTCGGTGGACGTGCATACCGTCAATCAGGTCCCGACGATTCTTTACGGAAAATATACGTCCGTATTAAAGGATAAAATAAAGGCGATCGTAAATATTCCGAATGCGATTTACGATATTTTAGGAATTAAGATGGAACTCAATGAAGAAGAGTTTATCAAGACGGAAGCTCCCTAG